One window of Campylobacter avium LMG 24591 genomic DNA carries:
- the napH gene encoding quinol dehydrogenase ferredoxin subunit NapH gives MKYLVLRRIVQLGILALFCFVPFVLSGNLSSSNLFNTIPLSDPFAVLQIYLASLSIDFAALIGALIISVIYGLFLGRAFCAWICPVNMITDFSAFVRRKLNLKAEKSLLLSKNLRYYILLLCLFLSFFLSLPVFESFSYIGIIHRGIIFGSVSWIFVAFVIFCIDTFLSPRATCSHLCPLGAFYALLSKFAFLKIKYRLDKCTKCYKCVQICPEKQVLSLIAKESGLVKSGECIRCARCIEVCDDDALNFNIFDLRRL, from the coding sequence ATGAAATACCTTGTGCTTAGAAGAATTGTTCAGCTAGGAATTTTAGCCCTTTTTTGCTTTGTTCCCTTTGTTTTAAGCGGAAATTTAAGCTCGTCAAATCTTTTTAACACCATACCGCTAAGCGATCCTTTTGCAGTGCTTCAAATTTATCTAGCTTCATTAAGCATAGACTTTGCAGCCTTAATAGGAGCTTTGATAATAAGTGTAATATACGGACTTTTTCTAGGAAGAGCCTTTTGTGCTTGGATTTGTCCTGTTAATATGATTACTGATTTTTCAGCCTTTGTTAGAAGAAAGCTAAATTTAAAAGCCGAAAAAAGCCTTTTGCTAAGCAAGAATTTGCGTTATTACATTTTGCTTCTCTGCCTTTTTCTTTCTTTTTTTCTATCTTTGCCTGTGTTTGAAAGCTTTTCATACATAGGTATCATTCACAGAGGCATTATATTTGGCTCTGTGTCTTGGATTTTTGTTGCCTTTGTTATATTTTGCATAGATACATTTTTAAGCCCTAGGGCAACTTGCTCTCACCTTTGTCCGCTTGGTGCGTTTTATGCTTTGCTATCAAAATTTGCTTTTTTGAAAATCAAATACAGACTTGATAAATGCACCAAATGCTACAAATGTGTTCAAATTTGCCCTGAAAAGCAGGTTTTATCTTTAATAGCCAAGGAAAGCGGCTTGGTAAAATCTGGCGAATGTATAAGATGTGCAAGATGTATAGAAGTTTGCGATGATGATGCTTTAAATTTTAATATTTTTGACTTAAGGAGACTGTGA
- a CDS encoding DoxX family protein: MQDFGILILRLNVGILMFLHGLQKVFSGIDGIKASVTAFSLPEFVAYGVYLGELVAPVLIILGIFTRLSSLAVLCTMIFASLVVLGGNVEGYLALNQHGGWIVELQALYAFGSLALIFLGAGKYALYNKF; the protein is encoded by the coding sequence ATGCAGGATTTTGGCATTTTGATTTTAAGGCTTAATGTTGGAATTTTAATGTTTCTTCACGGATTACAAAAGGTTTTTAGCGGTATAGATGGGATTAAAGCTTCTGTGACAGCTTTTTCTTTGCCTGAATTTGTGGCTTATGGCGTGTATTTAGGAGAGCTTGTAGCACCTGTTTTAATAATACTTGGTATTTTTACTAGGCTTTCTTCTTTAGCAGTGCTTTGCACAATGATTTTTGCTTCTTTGGTTGTTTTAGGCGGAAATGTTGAGGGTTACTTAGCCTTAAATCAGCACGGTGGCTGGATAGTAGAGCTTCAAGCACTTTACGCCTTTGGTTCTTTAGCACTTATCTTTTTAGGTGCTGGAAAATACGCCCTTTACAACAAATTTTAG
- the napA gene encoding periplasmic nitrate reductase subunit alpha, with product MNRRDFIKNTAIASAASVAGLTVPSSVMANQQDSWRWDKSVCRFCGTGCGIMVARKDGKIVAVKGDPAAPVNRGLNCIKGYFNAKIMYGEDRLVAPLLRVNDKGEFDKNGKFRQVSWQRAFDEMEKQFKRAYNELGPSGIGVFGSGQYTIQEGYAAVKLIKGGFRSNNIDPNARHCMASAVVAFMQTFGVDEPSGCYDDIELTDTIVTWGANMAEMHPILWSRVSDRKLSNQDKVKIVNLSTFSNRTSHIADIEIIFKPSTDLAIWNFIAREIVYNHPESIDEKFVKEHCIFTTGYADIGYGMRNNQNHPSFQESEKDTVAKENSIILDEEEAVSLAYLGLKAGDKLDMKHGAAATDHWEISFDDFKKALEPYTLDYVAKVAKGDDNEDLESFKQKLQSLANLYIEKNRKVVSFWTMGFNQHTRGTWVNEQAYMVHFLLGKQAKPGSGAFSLTGQPSACGTAREVGTFSHRLPADMVVANPKHREITEKIWKLPKNTINPKPGSHYVQIMRDLEDSKIKFIWVQVNNPWHNTANANHWIKAARTMDNFIVVSDSYPGISAKVADLILPSAMIYEKWGAYGNAERRTQHWRQQVLPIGDAMSDTWQMIEFSKRFKLKEVWKETKVDDKLTLPNVLEEAKAMGYTEESTLYDVLFANADAKAFKANDKIGQGFDNTEVFGDERKVVGSDGKEFKGYGFFVQKYLWEEYRKFGLGHGHDLADFDTYHRLRGLKWPVVNGKETQWRFNTQYDYYAKKAAPNSDFAFYGSSDKALQKGDLLKPNTQEKFPLTNKAKIFFRPFMKAPERPDSNYPFWLCTGRVLEHWHSGTMTMRVPELYRAVPEAMCYINEKDCKKLGLNQGDLVWVESRRGKVKAKVDMRGRNVPPVGLVYVPWFDENVYINKVTLDATCPLSKETDFKKCAVRIIKV from the coding sequence ATGAATAGACGTGATTTTATCAAAAATACCGCTATCGCAAGTGCCGCTAGTGTGGCTGGTTTAACTGTGCCTAGCTCTGTTATGGCAAATCAGCAAGATTCTTGGCGTTGGGATAAATCTGTGTGTAGATTTTGCGGCACGGGCTGTGGCATTATGGTAGCTAGAAAAGATGGCAAGATAGTTGCTGTAAAGGGCGATCCAGCCGCTCCGGTTAACCGTGGCTTAAACTGCATAAAGGGCTATTTTAACGCTAAGATAATGTATGGAGAAGACAGGCTTGTAGCACCACTTTTAAGGGTAAATGACAAGGGTGAATTTGATAAAAACGGCAAATTTAGGCAGGTTTCTTGGCAAAGAGCCTTTGATGAGATGGAAAAGCAGTTTAAAAGAGCTTATAACGAGCTTGGTCCTAGCGGCATAGGCGTTTTTGGTAGCGGCCAATACACCATACAAGAAGGCTATGCGGCGGTAAAGCTTATAAAAGGCGGCTTTCGCTCAAACAACATAGACCCAAATGCCAGACACTGCATGGCTTCAGCTGTTGTTGCCTTTATGCAAACTTTTGGAGTAGATGAACCCTCAGGCTGTTATGATGATATAGAACTTACTGATACTATCGTAACTTGGGGTGCAAACATGGCTGAAATGCACCCTATTTTATGGTCCAGGGTAAGCGATAGAAAGCTTAGCAATCAAGATAAAGTAAAGATAGTAAATTTAAGCACCTTTTCAAACAGAACCTCTCACATAGCAGATATTGAGATTATTTTTAAACCTAGCACGGATTTAGCAATCTGGAATTTTATAGCAAGAGAGATTGTTTATAATCATCCAGAATCAATAGATGAAAAATTTGTAAAAGAGCACTGTATATTTACTACAGGATATGCAGATATAGGTTATGGTATGAGAAATAACCAAAATCATCCAAGTTTTCAAGAGAGTGAAAAAGATACTGTAGCAAAAGAAAATTCTATAATACTTGATGAAGAAGAAGCAGTATCTTTGGCATATCTTGGCTTGAAAGCAGGGGATAAACTAGATATGAAACACGGTGCTGCTGCTACTGATCATTGGGAAATAAGTTTTGATGATTTTAAAAAAGCTCTTGAGCCTTACACTTTAGATTATGTTGCTAAAGTCGCAAAGGGCGATGATAATGAAGATTTAGAAAGTTTTAAGCAAAAGCTACAAAGCTTAGCAAATCTTTACATAGAAAAAAATAGAAAAGTCGTAAGCTTTTGGACTATGGGTTTTAACCAACACACAAGAGGAACTTGGGTGAATGAACAAGCTTATATGGTGCATTTCTTACTTGGAAAACAAGCAAAACCAGGCTCTGGCGCCTTTTCTTTAACCGGACAACCAAGCGCTTGTGGAACTGCAAGAGAGGTTGGCACCTTTTCTCACCGCTTGCCTGCTGATATGGTTGTGGCAAATCCTAAGCACAGAGAAATCACAGAAAAAATTTGGAAACTTCCAAAAAATACTATAAATCCTAAGCCAGGTTCTCATTATGTGCAAATAATGAGGGATTTAGAGGATTCTAAAATCAAATTCATTTGGGTACAGGTAAATAATCCTTGGCACAACACAGCTAATGCAAATCACTGGATAAAAGCTGCTAGAACCATGGATAATTTTATAGTGGTAAGCGATAGTTATCCTGGAATTTCGGCTAAAGTAGCGGATTTAATCTTGCCTTCAGCTATGATTTATGAAAAATGGGGAGCTTACGGAAATGCAGAGCGAAGAACTCAGCATTGGAGACAACAAGTCTTGCCAATTGGCGATGCTATGAGTGATACTTGGCAGATGATTGAATTTTCAAAAAGATTTAAGCTAAAAGAAGTATGGAAAGAAACAAAGGTGGATGATAAGCTAACATTGCCTAATGTTTTAGAGGAAGCTAAGGCTATGGGTTATACGGAGGAAAGCACTCTTTATGATGTGTTATTTGCAAATGCTGACGCGAAAGCCTTTAAAGCAAATGATAAGATAGGACAAGGCTTTGATAATACTGAAGTTTTTGGCGATGAAAGAAAGGTTGTTGGAAGCGATGGTAAAGAATTTAAAGGATATGGCTTTTTCGTGCAAAAATATCTTTGGGAGGAATACCGCAAATTTGGACTTGGACATGGACATGATTTAGCTGACTTTGATACTTATCACAGACTAAGAGGACTTAAGTGGCCTGTTGTAAATGGTAAGGAAACACAGTGGCGTTTTAACACTCAGTATGATTATTACGCTAAAAAGGCCGCGCCAAATTCAGACTTTGCCTTTTATGGAAGCTCTGATAAGGCCTTACAAAAAGGAGATTTGTTAAAACCAAATACCCAGGAGAAATTCCCTCTTACAAATAAGGCTAAAATTTTCTTTAGACCTTTCATGAAAGCACCTGAAAGACCTGATTCTAACTATCCTTTCTGGCTTTGCACCGGCAGAGTTTTAGAGCATTGGCATAGCGGAACTATGACTATGCGTGTTCCTGAGCTTTACAGAGCCGTGCCTGAGGCTATGTGCTACATAAATGAAAAAGATTGCAAAAAGCTTGGCCTAAATCAAGGAGATTTAGTCTGGGTTGAATCAAGAAGAGGCAAAGTCAAAGCTAAGGTTGATATGAGGGGTAGAAATGTACCTCCTGTGGGACTTGTATATGTGCCTTGGTTTGATGAAAATGTGTATATAAACAAGGTTACACTTGATGCCACCTGTCCTTTGTCTAAGGAAACTGACTTTAAAAAATGTGCGGTTAGGATAATAAAGGTTTAA
- a CDS encoding ArsR/SmtB family transcription factor: MHEDLHDEKLQELRKSLESDEIFENLALLFAAFSDSTRLKILSALSKEELCVHELSQILNIKQPSISQHLKLLWQSKIVKKRKVGLHVFYSFDDEHIKRIYKLGVEHAKE, from the coding sequence ATGCACGAAGACTTACACGATGAAAAGCTACAAGAACTAAGAAAATCTTTAGAAAGCGATGAAATTTTTGAAAATTTAGCCCTTTTGTTTGCAGCATTTTCAGACAGTACTAGACTAAAAATATTGTCTGCTTTAAGCAAGGAAGAATTATGCGTCCATGAGCTATCTCAAATTCTTAACATCAAGCAACCATCCATCTCCCAGCACCTAAAATTACTTTGGCAAAGCAAAATTGTAAAAAAAAGAAAGGTAGGACTTCATGTTTTTTACAGCTTTGATGATGAGCATATAAAAAGAATTTATAAGTTAGGAGTAGAACATGCAAAAGAATAA
- the napG gene encoding ferredoxin-type protein NapG, producing MDNRREFFTKGFKTLCLCVGGGFLASMALKAKDSYYLRPPGADVEEEFLSKCIRCGLCVNACPYDTLKLASIFDSAKNGTPFFEARKVPCYLCDDLPCIRDCPTNALDDKYLKMNDGAFKLKMGVAIVDSLSCIAHWGIQCDACYRACPLIDKALKLEMKRNERTAKHAFLLPVVDNEQCVGCGLCERACVTQEPAIRVLPREYVLGKAGNHYVKGWEKDDEKRLNSQENKEKMKSNKAQDYLNDGDLL from the coding sequence ATGGACAATAGAAGGGAATTTTTTACAAAGGGCTTTAAAACTCTTTGCCTTTGCGTAGGCGGAGGATTTTTAGCTAGCATGGCCTTAAAGGCAAAGGATAGCTACTATCTAAGACCACCGGGTGCTGATGTGGAGGAGGAGTTTTTATCAAAATGTATAAGGTGCGGACTGTGCGTAAATGCCTGCCCTTACGATACCTTAAAGCTTGCCTCTATCTTTGATAGTGCGAAAAATGGAACTCCTTTTTTTGAGGCTAGAAAAGTCCCTTGCTATCTTTGCGATGACTTACCTTGTATAAGAGACTGCCCTACTAATGCTTTAGATGATAAATATTTAAAGATGAATGACGGCGCTTTCAAGCTTAAAATGGGCGTAGCTATAGTTGATTCTTTAAGCTGTATAGCGCATTGGGGCATACAGTGCGATGCCTGTTATAGAGCCTGTCCTTTGATAGATAAGGCTTTAAAGCTTGAGATGAAAAGAAATGAAAGAACAGCAAAGCACGCTTTTTTATTGCCTGTGGTGGATAATGAGCAGTGCGTAGGCTGTGGGCTATGCGAAAGGGCTTGCGTTACGCAAGAGCCAGCCATAAGGGTTTTGCCTAGAGAATATGTGCTGGGCAAGGCTGGAAACCACTATGTAAAAGGCTGGGAAAAAGATGATGAAAAAAGGCTAAATAGCCAAGAAAACAAAGAAAAAATGAAGTCAAATAAGGCTCAAGATTATCTAAATGATGGGGATTTACTATGA
- a CDS encoding nitrate reductase cytochrome c-type subunit, with protein MLKKSHVLFIGVLALLFVACKDSATKDTNASTDVSSSKTLSDVEIGLRKTSLESENSVVLPNAVYDSEMPGESELYQRAFENAPPLISHSIEGMLPLSPDNNICLTCHDKALAADINATAMPATHYFDFINNKSTGDVVSNARFSCTQCHVVQSDAKLVVGNTFEADFQNESLKKKSNLIDTLNEGVK; from the coding sequence ATGTTAAAGAAAAGCCATGTTTTATTTATAGGTGTTTTAGCCCTTTTGTTTGTAGCCTGTAAAGACTCTGCTACAAAAGATACTAATGCAAGTACTGATGTTTCTAGCTCTAAAACTCTTAGTGATGTTGAGATAGGGCTTAGAAAAACAAGCTTAGAAAGTGAAAATTCTGTGGTTTTGCCAAATGCTGTGTATGACAGCGAAATGCCCGGTGAAAGTGAACTTTACCAAAGAGCCTTTGAAAATGCACCGCCTTTGATTTCTCACTCTATTGAGGGCATGCTACCTTTAAGCCCTGATAACAATATCTGCTTGACCTGCCATGATAAGGCCTTAGCAGCCGATATCAATGCTACTGCCATGCCTGCGACGCATTATTTTGACTTTATAAACAACAAAAGCACAGGAGATGTGGTTAGCAATGCTAGATTTTCTTGCACTCAGTGTCATGTGGTTCAAAGCGACGCAAAGCTTGTAGTTGGAAATACCTTTGAGGCTGATTTTCAAAACGAAAGCTTAAAAAAGAAGTCAAATCTCATAGATACACTTAACGAGGGCGTTAAATAA
- a CDS encoding heavy metal translocating P-type ATPase: MQKNKFNIIISLILAFFAIILSYDKKELDTYYLIIYMLIYIFLAKDIFKNAFLDFKQKAFMRENFLMAIASLGSLMLSEFSEAIAIIIFYKIGQYYENKAVAHSKNTVTSLLSLKSDKANLIHKDEIQEVKAQDVKPDELILIKAFEKVPLDCLLLDEEAFLDTKALSGEAVPKRFLKQDELLAGMINQDKAIKARVIRTYENSSINKILDLIQNSQRARLEKIISKFAKFYTPAVVFLAILISLIPTAIYGFDVFKTYFEKSLILLVISCPCAFVIGVPLTYFAAVGKASKMGIVIKGGVFLDELTRATKIIFDKTGTLSKGEFKLQKILNRSDKSDEEVLYYAYLAELNSSNPLAKVFLANKNFKQRDDIKHQEIRGKGVIASLNDTKIIMGSARFLQEKQISLPQDVIDTFNIHLAVNNAYLASFLVDDKIKDEAKTCIQALKEMGLKTQILSGDKKDRVEAVAKELEIDDCKAQCLPQDKLKFIENDIKNKEKIIFVGDGINDSLALIKANVGIAMGKMGSDISVENSDIVIMNDNLSKLVDLMKLAKFSKKILLLNLSLALGVKVLTIILASITFIPMYLAILADTGVTVIVVLNALRLLYKNKKEEQESANALQIHDSSCCCNH; this comes from the coding sequence ATGCAAAAGAATAAATTTAACATCATTATAAGCTTAATTCTTGCGTTTTTTGCCATAATTTTAAGCTACGATAAAAAGGAGCTTGATACATATTACCTCATCATTTATATGCTAATTTACATCTTTTTGGCCAAGGATATATTTAAAAATGCTTTTTTAGACTTTAAGCAAAAAGCGTTTATGAGAGAAAATTTCTTAATGGCCATAGCCAGCTTGGGAAGTTTAATGCTTAGCGAATTTAGCGAAGCCATAGCTATAATTATATTTTACAAGATAGGACAGTATTACGAAAACAAGGCGGTGGCTCATTCTAAAAACACAGTTACTTCCCTGCTATCCTTAAAAAGCGACAAAGCAAATTTAATACACAAGGATGAAATCCAAGAAGTAAAAGCACAAGATGTAAAGCCGGACGAACTCATACTTATAAAGGCTTTTGAAAAGGTTCCGCTGGACTGTTTGCTACTTGATGAGGAAGCTTTTTTAGACACCAAGGCCTTAAGCGGAGAAGCTGTTCCTAAAAGATTTCTTAAGCAAGACGAACTCTTAGCTGGCATGATAAATCAAGATAAGGCCATTAAGGCAAGAGTTATAAGAACTTATGAAAATTCAAGCATAAATAAAATTTTAGATTTAATCCAAAATTCACAAAGAGCAAGACTTGAAAAAATAATAAGCAAATTTGCTAAATTTTACACACCTGCAGTGGTTTTTCTAGCTATTTTAATAAGCCTCATACCGACTGCTATCTACGGCTTTGATGTCTTTAAGACTTATTTTGAAAAATCCTTAATCTTGCTTGTCATATCTTGCCCTTGTGCTTTTGTCATAGGCGTGCCACTTACTTATTTTGCAGCAGTTGGTAAGGCTTCTAAAATGGGCATTGTGATAAAGGGAGGAGTTTTTTTAGACGAGCTTACAAGGGCTACAAAGATAATTTTTGATAAGACAGGAACTCTAAGCAAGGGAGAATTTAAGCTGCAAAAGATACTAAATCGCAGCGATAAAAGCGATGAAGAGGTGCTTTATTACGCTTATTTAGCAGAGCTAAACTCAAGCAATCCTTTAGCCAAGGTCTTTCTTGCAAACAAAAATTTCAAGCAAAGGGATGATATAAAACACCAAGAAATACGCGGCAAAGGCGTAATAGCAAGCTTAAATGATACAAAAATCATTATGGGAAGTGCTAGATTTTTACAAGAAAAGCAAATTTCTTTGCCACAAGATGTGATAGATACTTTCAACATACATTTAGCCGTAAATAATGCCTACTTAGCTTCATTTTTGGTAGATGATAAGATAAAAGATGAGGCAAAAACTTGCATACAAGCCTTGAAAGAAATGGGATTAAAAACACAAATTTTAAGCGGAGATAAAAAAGATAGGGTTGAAGCTGTGGCAAAAGAGCTAGAAATAGACGATTGTAAGGCTCAGTGCCTGCCGCAAGATAAGTTGAAATTCATAGAAAATGATATTAAAAATAAAGAAAAAATTATCTTTGTAGGGGACGGGATAAATGATTCTTTAGCACTTATTAAGGCAAATGTTGGCATAGCTATGGGAAAAATGGGAAGCGATATAAGCGTAGAAAACTCAGATATCGTGATAATGAATGATAATTTATCAAAGCTCGTTGATTTAATGAAGCTAGCCAAATTCAGCAAAAAAATTCTTTTGCTGAATTTAAGCCTAGCCTTAGGAGTGAAAGTTCTAACTATAATCTTAGCCTCAATCACCTTTATTCCTATGTATCTTGCTATACTTGCTGATACCGGAGTAACTGTGATTGTGGTGCTAAATGCTTTGAGATTACTATATAAAAACAAAAAAGAGGAACAAGAGAGCGCGAATGCTTTGCAAATTCACGACTCCTCTTGTTGTTGCAATCACTAA
- a CDS encoding TRAP transporter small permease — MCFLSLLKKPFLWAHHSKGVNAFFDVLDKIIAGINKNVAVIGLALGIAITAVNVAIRYIATFYPDIGSLTWAEEVARYCFLWSAFFGAAYGFRKGVHISVTTIIEMFPPALAKACVLFAHILSSVFLAYMFYASIEVCLLNKEMGYMSEALHSVPLFYFLLCLPISFLGATYRSIEKIYEVSFTDARYVVKNAEAEMIHDMVIKD, encoded by the coding sequence ATGTGTTTTTTATCTTTGCTAAAAAAGCCCTTTTTATGGGCTCATCATAGTAAGGGCGTAAATGCCTTTTTTGATGTGCTAGATAAGATAATAGCTGGAATTAATAAAAATGTAGCAGTTATCGGTCTAGCACTTGGTATAGCTATAACTGCGGTTAATGTGGCTATTAGATACATAGCTACATTTTATCCTGACATTGGCTCACTTACTTGGGCTGAAGAGGTTGCAAGATACTGCTTTTTGTGGTCAGCTTTTTTTGGTGCGGCTTATGGTTTTAGAAAGGGCGTTCATATAAGCGTAACCACTATTATAGAGATGTTTCCTCCGGCTCTTGCAAAGGCTTGTGTGCTTTTTGCGCATATCTTAAGCTCGGTATTTTTAGCCTATATGTTTTACGCAAGCATAGAGGTTTGTCTTTTAAACAAAGAAATGGGCTATATGAGTGAGGCTTTGCATTCTGTGCCTTTGTTTTACTTTTTGCTTTGTCTGCCTATCTCATTTTTGGGTGCAACTTACCGCTCTATAGAAAAAATTTATGAGGTATCCTTTACTGACGCTAGGTATGTGGTTAAGAATGCAGAGGCTGAAATGATACACGATATGGTTATAAAGGATTAG
- a CDS encoding TRAP transporter large permease, which yields MSVLVLMLLLFGLLLLGVPVAVSLGVSAVVTMIFFSSHDILAVPETMITGLKPALMAIPMFILAGSLMSKGSSAKRIVDFAKSIVGHLPGGLPMSAILACIIFAAVSGSSPATVVAIGSVMFVALKEAGYPKSYSVGAITSAGSLGILIPPSVVMIVYGVTAEVSIEKLFMAGVIPGLMIGFMMMLYAYFGAKRLGFKSGTPASLKERWLKFKEAFWALLIIVVVIGGIYAGIFTATEAAGISAVYAFIVSIFVYKDIKLRDLYDVFLDAAITTAMIFFVIGFAVVFAHFLTSERIPHMITEYLVSINMTWWVFLILVNLVLFIMGQFMEPSSVVMIMTPLLLPIALQLGIDPIHFGIVMIVNMEIGMLTPPVGLNLFVASSLTKLSLKDVTVSVLPWLMVLLVGLILITYIPEISLFLPNLVSQ from the coding sequence ATGAGTGTTTTGGTTTTAATGCTTTTACTTTTTGGCTTACTTTTGCTAGGCGTTCCTGTTGCCGTATCTTTGGGTGTTTCAGCCGTTGTAACTATGATATTTTTCTCATCACACGACATTTTAGCCGTGCCTGAAACGATGATAACAGGACTTAAACCAGCCTTGATGGCTATACCTATGTTTATCTTAGCAGGTTCATTAATGAGCAAGGGCTCATCTGCTAAGAGGATAGTTGATTTTGCTAAAAGCATAGTAGGACATTTACCGGGTGGACTTCCTATGAGTGCAATTTTAGCTTGTATCATCTTTGCAGCCGTTAGTGGAAGCTCACCTGCTACTGTTGTGGCTATTGGTTCTGTTATGTTTGTGGCTTTAAAAGAGGCTGGTTATCCTAAAAGCTACTCAGTTGGTGCCATAACCTCTGCTGGAAGTCTTGGAATTTTAATCCCTCCTTCTGTTGTTATGATAGTTTATGGAGTAACTGCTGAAGTATCTATAGAAAAACTCTTTATGGCTGGAGTAATTCCTGGTCTTATGATAGGCTTTATGATGATGCTTTATGCGTATTTTGGAGCTAAAAGACTTGGTTTTAAGTCAGGCACTCCTGCATCCTTAAAAGAAAGATGGCTTAAATTTAAAGAAGCTTTTTGGGCTTTGCTTATCATAGTTGTGGTAATTGGCGGGATTTATGCTGGGATTTTTACCGCAACAGAAGCTGCTGGTATATCTGCTGTTTATGCTTTTATCGTCTCTATATTTGTTTATAAGGATATAAAATTAAGAGATTTATATGATGTATTTTTAGATGCTGCTATAACTACTGCGATGATTTTCTTTGTTATAGGCTTTGCTGTGGTTTTTGCGCATTTTTTAACAAGCGAGAGAATTCCTCATATGATAACTGAATACCTAGTGTCTATAAATATGACTTGGTGGGTATTTTTAATCCTTGTAAATTTAGTGCTTTTTATAATGGGTCAGTTTATGGAGCCAAGCTCTGTTGTTATGATAATGACGCCACTTTTACTACCTATAGCCTTGCAACTTGGTATAGATCCTATACATTTTGGTATAGTTATGATAGTAAATATGGAAATAGGTATGCTAACTCCTCCTGTAGGGTTAAATTTATTTGTCGCAAGCTCTTTAACAAAGCTTTCCTTAAAAGATGTAACAGTTTCGGTGCTTCCTTGGCTAATGGTGCTTTTAGTAGGGCTTATACTCATTACTTACATACCTGAAATTTCTTTATTTTTACCGAATTTAGTAAGTCAATAA
- a CDS encoding chaperone NapD codes for MNISSVLINAKKDKQERLLKEINSIKNCSVELVEDEKIIVIIESENLDEELSSYKKLEKLENIISINMVFSYQDLDEDMQKIMSANIENIANEQKDAKDIKYSGNINDKF; via the coding sequence ATGAACATTTCAAGCGTGCTAATAAACGCAAAAAAAGACAAACAAGAAAGGCTTTTAAAGGAGATAAATTCTATAAAAAATTGCTCCGTTGAGCTTGTGGAAGATGAAAAAATCATCGTTATAATAGAAAGTGAAAACTTAGATGAGGAATTAAGCTCTTATAAAAAACTAGAAAAACTTGAAAATATCATAAGTATAAATATGGTCTTTAGCTATCAGGATTTAGATGAGGATATGCAAAAGATTATGTCTGCTAATATAGAAAATATCGCAAATGAACAAAAGGACGCAAAAGACATAAAATACAGCGGAAATATAAACGACAAATTCTAA